Proteins encoded in a region of the Chryseobacterium piperi genome:
- a CDS encoding bifunctional ADP-dependent NAD(P)H-hydrate dehydratase/NAD(P)H-hydrate epimerase gives MKIFTTKQIKECDEFTILNDQISSIRLMERAAQSCVSWITENCKNHNKFAVFCGKGNNGGDGLAIARLLYLKGFDVDVFINGSKPEFSDDAQVNFERLEGISGVSIKKFNEVEQNNLGSNTIIIDALFGTGLSKELEEEYKELVDQLNGIDLVKISIDIPSGLFADTVSNDNSTIFKADYTLSFQFWKRSFLHPETGYFTGKVEILDIELSEDYISAADTGYFVIDEKLIKRTFRPRQDFAHKGTYGKITMIAGSFGKIGAAVLSTRSALRAGAGLTFTLAPGCGYEILQSSCPEAMFIKGGDQHIDHFEKDDDSVYGVGPGLGTHPETQKSLLQFLKTYSKPLVLDADALNIIAENKKNLKLFPKGSVITPHPKEFERLFGATENSFERLELARNKAQEFQIYIVLKDHHTQVITPEGKVYYNVTGNSGLAKGGSGDILTGVLASLLAQGYSEKEAALFGVWLHGKAADLAAEKHSKESMLPNDVVNEFGNVFERVNRRVAIKL, from the coding sequence ATGAAAATATTTACGACGAAGCAAATAAAAGAATGCGATGAGTTTACTATTTTAAACGATCAGATTTCTTCTATAAGGCTAATGGAAAGGGCTGCACAATCGTGTGTGAGCTGGATAACAGAAAACTGTAAAAATCACAATAAGTTTGCTGTTTTCTGCGGAAAAGGGAATAATGGAGGGGATGGGCTTGCTATTGCAAGGCTATTATACTTAAAGGGCTTTGATGTAGATGTGTTTATCAATGGTTCAAAACCGGAGTTTTCTGATGATGCACAGGTGAATTTTGAAAGACTGGAAGGGATTTCCGGAGTTTCGATAAAAAAATTCAATGAAGTTGAACAGAATAACCTTGGTTCCAATACCATTATTATTGATGCACTTTTCGGAACCGGTTTATCAAAAGAACTGGAAGAGGAGTACAAGGAACTTGTGGATCAATTGAATGGGATTGATTTGGTTAAAATATCTATTGACATTCCATCCGGACTTTTTGCAGATACTGTTTCCAATGATAATTCAACCATTTTTAAAGCAGATTACACGTTGAGCTTCCAGTTCTGGAAGAGAAGTTTTTTACATCCTGAAACCGGTTATTTTACTGGGAAGGTAGAAATTCTGGATATTGAACTGAGCGAAGATTATATTTCTGCTGCAGATACCGGTTATTTTGTCATTGATGAGAAACTTATTAAAAGAACCTTTAGACCCAGACAGGATTTTGCTCACAAAGGAACTTACGGTAAGATAACAATGATTGCAGGAAGCTTTGGGAAAATTGGGGCAGCAGTGCTTTCAACCCGATCTGCTCTGAGAGCAGGTGCTGGTCTTACTTTTACGCTTGCTCCGGGATGCGGCTATGAAATTTTGCAAAGTTCATGTCCTGAAGCCATGTTTATTAAAGGAGGGGATCAGCACATTGATCACTTTGAGAAGGATGACGATTCGGTTTATGGAGTTGGACCTGGTTTAGGAACCCATCCGGAAACACAAAAAAGTCTTCTGCAATTTTTGAAGACTTATTCAAAGCCATTGGTTTTAGATGCTGATGCTCTAAATATTATTGCTGAAAATAAGAAAAACTTAAAATTGTTCCCTAAAGGGTCTGTTATTACTCCCCATCCAAAAGAATTTGAACGATTATTCGGAGCAACAGAAAACTCTTTCGAAAGATTAGAGCTGGCTCGTAATAAAGCTCAGGAATTCCAGATTTATATTGTTTTAAAAGATCATCATACACAGGTTATTACGCCTGAAGGTAAGGTCTATTATAATGTAACAGGAAATTCAGGACTGGCTAAAGGAGGAAGTGGAGATATTCTGACCGGAGTTTTAGCCTCATTGCTGGCTCAGGGATATTCTGAAAAAGAAGCTGCTTTATTTGGCGTTTGGCTGCATGGAAAAGCTGCTGATCTTGCCGCTGAAAAACATTCCAAAGAATCAATGCTTCCGAATGACGTTGTTAATGAATTCGGAAACGTTTTTGAAAGAGTGAATAGAAGAGTTGCTATAAAATTATAA
- the mscL gene encoding large conductance mechanosensitive channel protein MscL — protein sequence MGFLKEFKEFAVKGNVIDLAVGVIIGAAFGKIVSSFVEDVVTPLLLNPALKAAGAENIKSLVWNGVTYGNFLAAVINFLCIALVLFMMIKGINKMSKPKEEAAPAGPTDDQKLLTEIRDLLKSKNNI from the coding sequence ATGGGATTTCTAAAAGAATTTAAGGAATTTGCAGTCAAAGGCAATGTCATTGATCTAGCGGTAGGGGTTATCATCGGTGCAGCCTTTGGAAAAATTGTTTCGTCATTTGTAGAAGACGTTGTTACACCTCTTTTACTGAATCCTGCTTTGAAAGCTGCAGGTGCTGAGAATATCAAATCATTAGTTTGGAATGGAGTTACTTATGGTAACTTTTTAGCAGCAGTTATTAACTTCTTATGTATTGCTCTTGTTCTATTTATGATGATTAAAGGAATCAACAAGATGTCAAAACCAAAAGAAGAAGCCGCTCCTGCCGGACCTACTGATGACCAAAAATTACTAACAGAAATCAGAGACTTGCTAAAAAGCAAAAATAACATATAA
- a CDS encoding D-2-hydroxyacid dehydrogenase has protein sequence MKVLANDGLDQSGIDALTEKGFEVITTKVPQEFLVDYINEHKVRTLLVRSATQVRKDIIDNCPSIEIIGRGGVGMDNIDVDYAREKGIHVINTPAASSESVAELVFAHLFSGARFLQDSNRKMPVVGDSEFAALKKSYAKGIELRGKTIGIIGMGRIGQEVARIALGLGMRVVAADNNVGRASIKVKFYNNQFINVDIETEPLQEVLKHSDFITLHVPAQKDGYMIGKNELNMMKDGVAIVNCSRGGVIDEAALIEALDSGKVKFAGLDVFINEPTPSKEILNHSKISLTPHTGASTLEAQDRIGLSLADQISSILQIH, from the coding sequence ATGAAAGTTTTAGCAAATGACGGTCTGGATCAATCTGGAATTGATGCATTAACTGAAAAGGGGTTTGAAGTAATCACGACAAAAGTTCCACAGGAGTTTTTAGTAGATTATATCAATGAACATAAGGTTCGTACTTTACTGGTTCGCAGTGCAACGCAGGTAAGGAAGGATATTATTGATAACTGCCCATCTATTGAGATTATCGGTAGAGGTGGGGTTGGTATGGATAATATTGATGTAGACTATGCAAGAGAAAAAGGAATTCACGTTATCAATACTCCGGCCGCTTCATCAGAGTCGGTTGCTGAGCTGGTCTTTGCACACTTGTTTTCCGGAGCAAGATTTTTGCAGGATTCCAACAGAAAAATGCCTGTAGTAGGAGATAGTGAGTTTGCAGCTCTTAAGAAATCATATGCTAAAGGAATTGAACTAAGAGGTAAGACCATTGGTATCATTGGGATGGGAAGAATCGGACAAGAGGTGGCCAGAATTGCTTTAGGTTTGGGAATGAGAGTGGTTGCTGCAGATAATAATGTAGGAAGAGCGAGTATCAAAGTAAAATTCTATAACAATCAGTTTATCAATGTAGATATTGAAACAGAACCATTGCAGGAAGTATTAAAACATTCAGACTTTATTACCCTTCATGTTCCGGCTCAAAAAGATGGATATATGATTGGTAAAAACGAATTGAATATGATGAAGGATGGGGTAGCTATTGTTAATTGTTCAAGAGGCGGAGTCATTGATGAAGCTGCTTTAATTGAAGCTTTAGACTCAGGAAAAGTAAAGTTTGCGGGACTGGATGTATTCATTAATGAACCAACGCCTTCTAAAGAAATTCTGAATCATTCAAAGATTTCGTTAACCCCTCATACGGGAGCATCAACATTAGAAGCACAGGATAGAATAGGTCTTTCCCTGGCTGATCAGATTTCAAGTATTTTACAGATTCACTAA
- a CDS encoding LNS2 domain-containing protein yields MMELDYIEHISPILKDGVKNYLIDIDGTITDDVPNEEPERMVTCEPYPDALETINKWYDEGHQICFFTSRTENLKQITIDWLDKHGFKYHSVLCGKPRGGNYHWIDNHLVRATRYKGKFTDLVEKQVTIEVFKD; encoded by the coding sequence ATGATGGAGTTAGATTATATCGAACATATAAGTCCTATACTGAAGGACGGAGTGAAAAATTACCTAATAGATATTGACGGAACCATTACAGATGATGTTCCTAACGAAGAGCCCGAGAGAATGGTTACCTGTGAGCCTTATCCTGATGCTCTGGAAACAATTAATAAATGGTATGACGAAGGTCATCAGATCTGTTTTTTTACTTCAAGAACCGAGAATTTAAAACAAATTACCATTGACTGGCTGGATAAACACGGATTTAAATATCACAGTGTATTATGCGGAAAACCAAGAGGAGGTAATTATCACTGGATAGACAATCATCTGGTGAGAGCAACACGATATAAAGGTAAGTTTACTGATTTGGTTGAGAAACAAGTTACCATTGAAGTTTTTAAAGACTAA
- the idi gene encoding isopentenyl-diphosphate Delta-isomerase, translating into MEEFVVLVNPEDDVLGLMEKQQAHINGLLHRAFSVFLFNDKGEMLLQKRASEKYHSPNQWTNAVCSHPRIGETYLEGAKRRVKEELGIDTELSEKFNFIYKADVGGGLWEHELDHVFTGNYAAEFNLNKKEVEEVRYISMEDLDREISENPQNFTEWFKIILEEYKHHF; encoded by the coding sequence ATGGAAGAATTCGTAGTCTTAGTAAACCCTGAAGATGATGTTTTAGGTTTGATGGAAAAGCAGCAGGCTCACATTAACGGCTTGCTACACCGTGCGTTTTCCGTATTTTTATTTAATGATAAAGGTGAGATGCTTTTACAAAAAAGGGCTTCGGAAAAATACCATTCTCCTAACCAGTGGACCAATGCCGTTTGCTCACATCCGAGAATTGGTGAAACTTACCTGGAAGGAGCAAAGCGCAGAGTAAAGGAAGAGTTGGGAATAGACACAGAACTTTCAGAAAAATTCAATTTTATTTATAAAGCAGATGTTGGCGGTGGCCTTTGGGAACATGAATTAGATCATGTATTCACAGGAAATTATGCTGCTGAATTCAACCTAAATAAAAAAGAAGTAGAGGAAGTAAGATACATTTCTATGGAAGATCTCGACAGAGAAATATCTGAAAATCCCCAGAATTTTACAGAATGGTTTAAAATCATTCTGGAGGAATATAAACACCATTTTTAG
- the gcvT gene encoding glycine cleavage system aminomethyltransferase GcvT: MKKTALYDKHVSLGAKIVPFAGFEMPVQYSGVTEEHFAVREKAGIFDVSHMGQFFIEGPGARDLLQLVTTNNVDVLEKGKAQYSCLPNENGGIVDDLIVYKMEDEKYFVVVNASNIDKDWDHISKYNTFGATMTNASDEMSLLAVQGPKATEILQKLTDVNLSEIPYYHFTVGSLAGANDIIISNTGYTGSGGFEIYFKNENAETLWDAIIKAGEEEGIIPCGLAARDTLRLEKGFCLYGNDIDDTTSPIEAGLGWITKFDKDFVSKDIFAKQKEEGITRKLVGFELEDKGVPRHDYPVVDAEGNVIGKVTSGTQSPMKKVGLGLAYVDKPHFKLGSEIFIQVRNKNIPAKVVKAPFV; the protein is encoded by the coding sequence ATGAAGAAAACAGCCTTGTACGACAAACACGTTTCTTTGGGAGCGAAAATAGTACCTTTCGCAGGCTTTGAGATGCCTGTGCAATATTCCGGAGTTACGGAAGAACATTTTGCAGTAAGAGAAAAAGCGGGAATTTTCGATGTTTCTCACATGGGACAATTTTTTATCGAAGGACCGGGCGCCAGAGATCTTTTACAATTGGTTACCACCAATAATGTAGATGTTCTTGAAAAAGGAAAAGCTCAATACTCTTGTCTTCCTAACGAAAACGGAGGAATTGTAGACGATCTTATTGTTTACAAAATGGAAGATGAAAAATACTTTGTGGTTGTCAATGCATCAAATATTGATAAAGACTGGGATCATATTTCAAAATACAATACTTTCGGAGCTACAATGACCAATGCTTCAGATGAAATGTCTCTTTTAGCTGTACAAGGTCCGAAAGCTACGGAAATTCTTCAAAAGCTTACTGACGTTAATCTGTCTGAAATTCCTTATTATCACTTCACAGTGGGATCACTTGCAGGAGCTAATGATATCATTATTTCAAACACTGGATATACCGGAAGCGGCGGATTTGAAATCTATTTTAAAAATGAAAATGCTGAAACACTTTGGGATGCAATCATCAAAGCAGGAGAAGAAGAAGGCATTATTCCTTGCGGATTAGCTGCAAGAGATACGTTAAGATTAGAAAAAGGATTCTGTCTGTATGGAAATGATATCGACGATACTACTTCTCCTATTGAAGCAGGATTAGGATGGATTACCAAATTTGATAAAGATTTCGTTTCAAAAGATATTTTTGCAAAGCAAAAAGAAGAAGGTATCACCAGAAAACTGGTTGGTTTTGAGCTTGAGGATAAAGGAGTTCCAAGACACGACTATCCTGTAGTGGATGCAGAAGGAAATGTTATCGGAAAAGTGACTTCAGGAACGCAGTCACCAATGAAAAAAGTTGGTTTAGGATTAGCGTATGTTGATAAGCCTCATTTCAAATTAGGTTCAGAAATCTTTATCCAGGTTAGAAATAAAAATATTCCTGCAAAAGTAGTTAAGGCTCCTTTTGTTTAG